The Burkholderia lata genome contains a region encoding:
- the pal gene encoding peptidoglycan-associated lipoprotein Pal, which translates to MMSNKARLALAVMMISALAACKSGVKLDDKANNAGAVSTQPSADNVAQVNVDPLNDPNSPLAKRSIYFDFDSYSVKDEYQPLMQQHAQYLKSHPQRHVLIQGNTDERGTSEYNLALGQKRAEAVRRAMALLGVNDSQMEAVSLGKEKPQAAGHDEASWAQNRRADLVYQQ; encoded by the coding sequence ATGATGTCGAATAAAGCTCGTCTGGCCCTGGCCGTGATGATGATCAGCGCGCTCGCAGCGTGCAAGTCGGGCGTGAAGCTCGACGACAAGGCAAACAACGCGGGTGCAGTCAGCACGCAACCGAGCGCCGACAACGTCGCGCAAGTGAACGTCGATCCGCTGAACGACCCGAACAGCCCGCTCGCGAAGCGCAGCATCTACTTCGACTTCGACAGCTATTCGGTGAAGGACGAGTACCAGCCGCTGATGCAGCAGCACGCTCAGTACCTGAAGAGCCACCCGCAGCGCCACGTGCTGATCCAGGGCAACACCGACGAACGCGGCACGAGCGAGTACAACCTCGCGCTGGGCCAGAAGCGTGCGGAAGCCGTCCGTCGTGCGATGGCACTGCTCGGCGTGAACGATTCGCAAATGGAAGCCGTGAGCCTCGGCAAGGAAAAGCCGCAGGCAGCGGGTCACGACGAAGCATCGTGGGCGCAGAACCGTCGCGCCGACCTCGTCTACCAACAGTAA
- the tolB gene encoding Tol-Pal system beta propeller repeat protein TolB, with translation MSLMTKLGFRALVASCLITAGSAANAQVNVLITGVGSTQFPIATANFANEANLPQQVTSIVRADLARSGKFTNIDAGSTPVPESASVDLGAWKAKGANAFVAGSVNREANGQYKVNFILYDTVKQQSLGGLSLTATDTTLRTAGHKIADYIYQKLLGVRGVFATRLSYVIKTGNRYQLQISDSDGQNARIALSSTEPIISPSWSPSGTKVAYVSFERKKPIVYIHDLPTGRRYIVSDQKGNNSAPAWSPDSNTLAVALSLTGNTQIYTVNSTGGGLRRLTQSSSIDTEPFYSPDGHWIYFTSDRGGAPQIYRMPAQGESAGAAQRVTFTGSYNTSPRISPDGKLLAYISRTGGGFKLYVQDLQSGAANAITNTNRDESPSFAANGQYLLYATQSGGRNVLAAVPSDGSAPPQILSVQGGSVREPSWGPFMQ, from the coding sequence ATGAGTTTGATGACAAAGCTAGGTTTCAGGGCACTCGTGGCCTCGTGTCTGATTACGGCGGGCAGCGCCGCTAACGCCCAGGTCAACGTGCTGATCACCGGTGTCGGGTCGACCCAGTTCCCCATCGCCACCGCGAATTTCGCGAACGAGGCGAACCTGCCGCAGCAGGTCACGTCGATCGTGCGCGCCGACCTCGCCCGCAGTGGCAAATTCACCAACATCGACGCAGGCAGCACACCCGTGCCGGAGTCCGCATCGGTCGATCTCGGCGCATGGAAGGCCAAGGGCGCGAATGCGTTCGTCGCCGGCAGCGTAAACCGCGAGGCGAACGGCCAGTACAAGGTCAACTTCATCCTGTACGACACCGTGAAGCAGCAAAGCCTCGGCGGCCTGTCGCTGACGGCCACCGACACCACGCTGCGCACGGCCGGCCACAAGATCGCCGACTACATCTACCAGAAGCTTCTCGGCGTGCGCGGCGTGTTCGCCACGCGCCTGTCGTACGTGATCAAGACCGGTAACCGCTACCAGCTGCAGATTTCGGATTCGGACGGCCAGAACGCGCGTATCGCACTGTCGAGCACCGAGCCGATCATCTCGCCGTCCTGGTCGCCGAGCGGCACGAAGGTCGCGTACGTGTCGTTCGAGCGCAAGAAGCCGATCGTCTACATCCACGACCTGCCGACCGGCCGTCGCTACATCGTCTCCGACCAGAAGGGCAACAACAGCGCACCGGCGTGGTCGCCGGACAGCAACACGCTGGCCGTCGCGCTGTCGCTGACGGGCAATACGCAAATCTATACGGTCAACTCGACGGGCGGCGGCCTGCGCCGCCTCACGCAGAGCAGCTCGATCGACACCGAGCCGTTCTACTCGCCGGATGGCCACTGGATCTACTTCACGAGCGATCGCGGCGGCGCGCCGCAGATCTACCGGATGCCCGCACAGGGCGAAAGCGCCGGTGCTGCGCAGCGCGTGACTTTCACCGGCAGCTACAACACGAGTCCGCGCATCAGCCCGGACGGCAAGCTGCTTGCCTACATCTCCCGCACGGGCGGGGGCTTCAAGCTGTACGTTCAGGATCTGCAGTCTGGCGCGGCGAACGCCATCACGAATACGAATCGCGACGAATCGCCGAGCTTCGCGGCAAACGGCCAGTACCTTCTGTACGCTACCCAGTCGGGTGGTCGCAATGTTCTGGCAGCAGTGCCCTCCGACGGCAGCGCGCCGCCGCAAATCCTGTCCGTCCAGGGCGGCTCCGTACGTGAGCCGTCGTGGGGGCCCTTCATGCAATGA
- the tolA gene encoding cell envelope integrity protein TolA, whose protein sequence is MNRQQSTRSSAYPPQPPRERGTWRAFALAALMHVLLALFLYHGVQWQNSTPAGAEAELWTEVPDVPAPRPVVTPTPPVKVAPPPPPVRDEQADIALQQKKRQQEAAAREALLEQQRRAQQLKAQQEDEARRAQLAAQQAAALAAQKAAERDKQKQADKLKQQQLAEQQKLEQQKLQQQKQAQLEAQQAAKAKADAAAKAKAEAQAKAKAEATARAKANAAANAKLDRERSARLAQMQGLSGAGEGGGEGLAKSGTGTGSGGNAATPGYADKVRRRVKPNIVWGGERAGLTTVVKIRCTPSGDVLSASVSRSSGNSGWDQAVVNAIHASVPLPPDSNGRTPSDITITFKAAE, encoded by the coding sequence AGCGCGGCACCTGGCGCGCATTCGCGCTCGCCGCGCTGATGCACGTGCTGCTCGCGCTGTTTCTCTATCACGGCGTGCAGTGGCAGAACAGCACGCCGGCCGGCGCCGAAGCCGAGCTGTGGACCGAGGTGCCGGATGTCCCCGCGCCGCGGCCCGTCGTCACACCCACACCGCCCGTGAAGGTCGCGCCGCCCCCTCCCCCGGTGCGCGACGAGCAGGCCGACATCGCGCTGCAGCAGAAGAAGCGGCAGCAGGAAGCGGCCGCGCGTGAAGCGCTGCTCGAGCAGCAGCGCCGCGCGCAGCAACTGAAGGCCCAGCAGGAAGACGAAGCCCGGCGCGCGCAGCTCGCGGCGCAGCAGGCAGCCGCACTCGCCGCGCAGAAGGCCGCGGAACGCGACAAGCAGAAGCAGGCCGACAAGCTCAAGCAACAGCAGCTCGCCGAGCAGCAAAAGCTCGAACAGCAGAAACTTCAGCAGCAGAAACAGGCGCAGCTCGAAGCGCAGCAGGCGGCGAAGGCGAAGGCCGACGCGGCCGCGAAGGCAAAGGCGGAAGCCCAGGCCAAGGCGAAGGCCGAAGCCACGGCGCGCGCGAAGGCCAATGCGGCAGCGAACGCCAAGCTCGACCGCGAGCGCAGCGCACGCCTGGCACAGATGCAGGGCCTGTCCGGCGCCGGTGAAGGCGGCGGCGAAGGCCTCGCGAAAAGTGGCACGGGCACGGGCTCCGGCGGCAATGCCGCCACGCCCGGCTATGCCGACAAGGTGCGCCGCCGCGTCAAACCGAACATCGTTTGGGGCGGCGAGCGAGCAGGCCTGACCACCGTCGTCAAGATTCGGTGCACGCCGTCCGGTGACGTATTGAGCGCATCGGTTTCCCGCTCCAGCGGGAATTCGGGGTGGGATCAAGCCGTGGTCAATGCAATCCACGCATCGGTCCCGTTGCCGCCCGATTCTAACGGTCGTACCCCGTCGGACATTACGATTACCTTCAAGGCAGCGGAGTGA